Within Cucumis melo cultivar AY chromosome 4, USDA_Cmelo_AY_1.0, whole genome shotgun sequence, the genomic segment AAGGGCACAAAAGCATGCCTGTTTTGCGAACAGAGACCTTCCTCTTGTGGGGTTGAGGTTGAGCAGGAGCCTCCTTTGCTTCACGGGCAGCTCTCTTGGCCAAATTAGTCTGATGCCGCTTCCCCTGCGTATGCGCCAAATAATTTCCCTCATTGTTGTGCAGAGTCAAGCAAAGCTTACACTCATAGCTACAAAAACACCCCAAATACCAATGAAATTCAACTAAAgaattaccaaaaaaaaaacgGGTAGGACtagaatgagaaagaaaaaggatgGACCTTCCAAGATGATTGCGCATAAAATAAGGATCCTTGGCGAGATCGATGGTCTCGAGAGCAAGCCGTCGAAGACGCTCTCTACGGTCAATAGCTTCATTTTGTGCAGAGGCCGCTCCTCCACTTCCCGGCTTCGACCCCCACTCTCTATCCATCACCGTCGAACTTCGGCGTCACTTCTACACCGGAACCTGATCTCCGATTGAGAAATCTTCTTCGTCCTTCCGGCGACCTAAAAACCCCTTTCTCTGTTTGTCGAAGCGAATCGCCGAAGTGAGAAATCCGTACGGTCTACAATTTGAGCAACAAGTCTGGGCCAAGGCCCATTTGTTATTTACAAATTATTGGCCCAATTTAGGCGGCCCAGTTCAGATCCTCAGGTGGGATTTGATTGAGGTAAAAATGAAGGGCCACGTGGCCTttttatatgaaaaataaaaaagcgCAGAAATTGTGTCACCGTCGAATAACTCTAACTTAGACTAATAATTTTGATGTCATGTGGACTTTGTCTTCTCCTTCACGTTTTTagatttaaattaaaaacaacaTCTAATCATCATATATCTAATTATTTCTCATCTAATTCACTTCATTCTATTTTGAATTTTCCACCCTCTCAAACccaattctttttttctttttatctatttcaaTATTTGCCCACAACCCTAATTTCATTCAAATGTATTCcatttcaaaatgaaaaaaaaataataataagtttacAAGTCGAACTAACCGAAGTGTTCATTGTTGGTAATTTTAAAAGTGATCATAGATTAGTGGACAATGAACCTaaactttttatgtttttctatttttgtaatGATCACCGCAAAATTCAACTTAACTTCTAATTTGTTTTGTCAAATGAACAATAGATCGAAAATATCTTAGgctcaaaattgaaaatttaatggtTTTCTTAAACATAAAATCaaagattttgaaatttattaaaatttgtaTGAAAATTTATCGTTTTAAGAAAAAGTGGTCTAATAAATTATCCAATATTGTTTACGGTTTAAGAATTTATCTAAAAACTCAGAAACATAACTATGACTAAGTCTCgtcaataaataaatatggCGATTAGACATAATATATCACATCAAGCTAGAAGACTCTAAAGACTCACTTAAACTAAACAACATACCAAGTAATTAACTGATCGATGTTGATTAAATATTAAACtaagatatatattttatttttctagaaAACAAGTAGGTTTACACcttcttttaatttaataaccagcattttatttttttaaaaaaatatttgaaaagatgTGAATAAGATTGTAGAATGGGGTAATCACCTGGGGGGTTTAGTGTGTGTGAATAATGTAATATTAAATGATGCAAAAGGTTAAGATCAAATCCATCATTATCCATCTTAATGATGATTGATTCCCACTAGACCTCAATAAATTAATAGATGAGGGAGTTGGCCTTGCTTTGCCTTTTGGTGTCTAAAATGGTCCACTCTGACCCataaacacacacacactcaCTAACTTTTTCTTTGTTAAACATTGAAACACATAATAATGTAAATCTCActcatcatttttatttttcagcTCTTTGTTTTGAGACATTGACAATACATTCATAATGTTATTCACTTTTCAGTGGTTCTTTGTTGCTATTAGAAACCCCcctctttcatttcttttggaatttcaatttaattttaatcaatgtgattttaaattttaatttatgttcgagataagaaaaagaaaagataaagaagATTAATCATTTATAAAGTCAAAGAAAGGAGGTTTACCGGTTTAGAAATGAGATTTACCCGAATTTAGTTGATGAGTTTGGATGATGATACCTATTTAAATCCTAAACTTTCATAGGTTGGTTCCATTCATCGTAAAGTTAATTTACAATTTTATGTAGTAACTAGTCGATCTACGAGGTCATAAttagatatatatttttgttaatacgaaatgagagaaatgaaataaatgaattgttggacaaaataaaaagatatataAGAGAGATTATTATTCTTCACAAAGACCATATATCAAATCATGTCTGTAGATTCCGGATGCTTATTTATCCAACTTTTATTCTCTCATTTTCTTAACTTAGTTCAAGCTTTTGTTTTtactttcatttttgttttttaatttttggagTAGAGATGAATAGaagtgggaaaaaaaaaaatactacaaACATAGTTTAACCAAAAAGAATTTTCTAAACCAACTTCTATtcgagaaaaagaaaagtttgaatAGCCGAGTTAAACAATTATTGCATATGAACTGTTACtccaaaaacagaaaaatgttagctttatttcaaaatttgaaaactttttGCAAGGAATAATCTAATCACAAAAACCCCATTTTTAATTTACTAAAAAACATAAGAAAGATTTCAACTTTATTCCAAGAAAAATCTTAGTTTACAAGAAACTCCTTTGCTGAAACAGCAACCCAAGGCAGTAGAGTTAGGACAAAACCATGGACTTCACCAAAAAAAGGTATAACATAATATTTGATAACAAAAACATAACATCtaagaaaagagaaataaaagagAGAGGGCAAAGAACAAATACGTTGTTGTCTCAGTTGGTGCTCACTTAGCCGTTTTCTTGGAAGttattcttctctttttctttcaccAATAAAAATGGGCGTATAGAATTTTGTGTATTACTTTCTTCAAAATCCTACTTGTCCCCTTTGCCGTTCTCTGTTCTTCTGTTTGATTCTTGAGGAAGATCATCATCAAAATGGGATCTTCTTCTGGACAGAGTAGCAATTACGATCTGTCGTTTAAGGTTTTGTTGATCGGCGATTCAGGTGTCGGCAAAAGTAGTCTTCTTCTCAGCTTCATCTCTACTAATGCTGATAATCTTGCCCCTACGATTGGTAAGTTTTTGCTTTCCCCTCACCAACCAAACCCCACTTTTCCTTTTGCTTAAAGGAAGTGTTTTTCTGTTCATAATCTGTTTGAGGGAAGTGCTTTTCTGCTTATAATCCTTATGGTTGTGGAGAAAATGAAGGAAAATGATGAACAGGAGATGCCCTTCTcgtctttttcttctttgttgtGTTTTGGTTTCTATGGTTGGATCTGTTTTGTTTTTGGGCTTTTCTTTAAGTAGTTTGTTTCTCTTTAGGTGTGGATTTTAAGATCAAGCTACTTAAGGTTGGTGGGAAAAGATTGAAGCTCACAATCTGGGATACTGGTAATGAATAAGCTCTAAAGGGTTCTTTTATCTGcttttttttgttgttcaaatTCTGGAGATTTTTACTTcatttaactaattttttagttttggcTCAAACTGTTTCTGTTTTGTTCCCTTCCTAAAAGATGTGTGAAGAAGAAAGTTTGTACAAATTCATTGGAATCTCAATTTGTTTCACTCCTTCCAATATCGATTACTTCGCTTTTCACTTCATATGAACTGTTTTTGAACTTGTTTAAGCCTTGGTTTCTTGCAGCTGGACAAGAGAGATTCAGAACATTAACAAGCTCTTATTATAGAGGTGCCCAAGGGATCATTCTTGGTATGCTTCAAACTTTGAGCTCATCCTTCAAAACTTGCTGAAGAATGTTTCACTGGCATTTTCTTGTCTTCTCagctaatattttttttctggGTTTGTGGTGCTCATTTATCTTGAAATGCTCTACTTTTATCTCGAACTGAAATGGTGGACAATTGGTGTGGGTGGGGGGAATATTAGTTTGATTCAAATTAGAATTTGGTTACAACCTAAAACAGCAGTCGCAATTGAAAGTTCATCCacattttgtttgtttcatttgTCAATCAGTACATTCAATAGAATTGTGTTCATTATCTTGTTGTAGTTTATGATGTCACGCGGAGAGAAACATTCACAAACTTATCCGATGTATGGGCTAAAGAAGTGGAACTCTACTCGACGAATAAGGACTGTGTCAAGATGCTTATTGGCAATAAAGTTGACAGAGTAAGTTTCCATCCTTCTCTGGTGTTCTCAACAGCAGTACTCAAGATGTCTAAATTGAATGTTTGCATCTTCACTTTCAAATGATTTGTTGACTAACGCATGGAGGAGCGATAATCATTTAGGGAATGTTTCTAAGGTCTATATTATACAGCTAGAAATTTTGTTCTACCATACCATTCACTTCTCAGAATCTTTCACATACTTCTGAGTTGTCTTGGAAAAATGATAGAACTTAATGTGTGTTTAACAAATAGGAATCTGAAAGGGCTGTGAGCAGAGAGGAGGGAATTGCTCTAGCAAAGGTGCTTGGATCCTGTTTTCTTGAATGCAGTGCTAAAACTAGAGAGAATGTGGAGAAATGCTTTGAAGAGTTGGCATTGAAGGTAGATTTCTTTCAAACCAATTTCAAGTATTAGCATCGAGAAACCAATCAACTTATTCGTTGAataatccatttttttttttgttctccaCAGATAATGGAGGCTCCTAGTCTGATTGAAGAGGGTTCCACTGTTGTAAAAAGAAACATTCTGAAGCAGCAAGAGTTCCAGCCTGCATCAACTACAAGTTGCTGCCTTTGAAAACTCCAGTACTCCATCGATACAATACCAGGATTCCCCTTATCGAAAGTTCCTGTACATGTCTCCTACTGCTCCTTGTCATTGAGTTGTTTGTTTGCTTAAATGACTGTAATTGGgagttgaaaaagaaaatcaaatacaTCCTTCCATCCACTTgtgtaattttttatttcttccagTTTTTTTTCCCCTTATCTTTTGGTTTGTTTGGCATTGTATTGTATCTATCTATACTAACAAATTCGGCTTGTATCATATGCTCAAACACAGTACTCACTCGATATATCGCAATTTTTCACCCATAAAAGCATCAAAGACTTGCATGGATTTCGAAATGGGAAGTTGTAATTCTGGAACAACAGTTAAAAATTTGTATAAAATGAAAGGTCAAGTGTGGGAAAAAGAGGATTAAAACCTAAAAGAAGAAGCGATTTGGAaccaagttttgttttttgtCTTTCACAActtatctttttaaaatttgtaaagaAAGGCTTGATTTCGTTCACAataattttttgtctttttgcATTTTGTTCAATGGATTCCCAGCATAAGCAGTGGTAGGGAAAGTGATTGTAAGTAATgctgaaaaatatataaaaagaaaatagaaaaataaatagaatgGGAGGAGGGGTGAAATTACCAAAATACAGAAGCAACCAAATTGCTTGGCCCCTTCATGTTGGAAAGGGAATGAGAGGAAACTCCTCCCCCAACCACAACTTTGCTTCATAAAGAAGGGTTAATGGCTACCCATCCATTACCCTTCTTATCAGTTTCACTACCAACCAGCAATCATATTATGGGATAATTTTGAATCTCTTGTTGATTTTAATCATTTATGTTTCTCATTTAATTTCAGACATATTATAAAAGGACATGTTCTTAGTAACATTCACCATCATGCTTGCTAGTTTAACAACCTTTTTCCTTCTTACTCATTTCCTCTAATTTTAACAAAAACAGATATgcaccaaaaaagaaaaagaaaataagaaaagtaGACCATCTTtttcattaatattttatttttaatcttaGGCACTTTGGGTTTAGAGCATACAAaatctttaattttattggtTCTAGAGTagtaatgtaaaaaaaaaaaaaaaaaaaaaaaaagttaaaaatgtaaaaaaagaaaagaatttatAATTTCGTTATGGTTATCATGAGATTTCAAGGATACAATCATTTTGTATTTTTGCACAAATTAGCTTTTTAAGGTTGTTGAAGAAGCTTCATAAACAACCGACATTTGGTATTAAGTGAATCGATGTTAACTTGAAGTCAACAATGACATCATTTAAATCACCTAATAGTATGTCTTTTTAAAACATTCAATTATTTACTGCAGGATAAAATTTCTGTTGTTCACTTTTCTCTCTTGGTTCGACCTCCCATGTTGGCCACTATCCATCACACATTCCCAAAAAAGGAGATCAGCTTAATAAAGAAAGGATGACACCACAAAGAAAAAGGAACTTGTGAGTCAACACATTACACTCGTGAGGAACAAAGAAATAAATTGAACATTCAACACCGAGTTGCTCATAATCTCTTAAAAATCCAACGTAAAAAATGTAACGTAAAGATTCATTCATTAGTTGAGGTGAACAAAATATTCACTATACAATTTCAATCTTCATCATAGTTAAAATTCCAACAAGAACATCCCAAAAAAAGATAAAGAGTCTAAATATGTCATGGAAAGTTTGTTTTTCTTCGAGTCTCGAGTTGATCTCGAAAAGGAGAgacaaagaaaaattaagacaAGGTGGTGCTAGTGAAAACaaatattaaagaaattaaaatgagGATCTTATTTTGAAAAACTAGGTCAAATCAGTTTTTCCCGATCCAACTATTTTTTGaataatttcatttattttactACTTTTTCCATACAGAAGTATGTTTTACAATGACCTACCAACACACTCCAAAAATAACTTGAATTACTCCAATATTACTAAATTTAATGTCGCCAAGGAGATTCTAAAATAACGACTATCACACCAGAAatcaatattataaatatttcacATCTAAGCCTCAAAGCAACTCTGTAGAGTATAGTAAAATAAAGTCAAAACACTATCAACAAAGCTACAGACTAAAACCAAAACCGCAAAGCCAAAAAATAATTAGTGAAGTCATTTTGAAGCACTTATCAAGATGGAGCCTACTGACACCCCATCGCCATGTGGGCAGAAGCAGCAGCTTCCAAAATTGCCCTGGCCTCTGTCCCTGGATCGGGAAGCTCAGTTGGGGCCTGTTAACAAAGAAAACAATACAATATATTACAAAATGAGCGCACTACCAAAATACAGGaaagatgaaatttcaaaatCCAGTCATGATACACAAACCTTCCCGTATGTATTTCGCTTTGTGGGAGATGCGCCTGAAGCTAGCAGTAACCTTACGACTGCGGCATGCTCGCCTCTTGCAGCATGATGAAGAGGCTGTACAAATAATTTTCAGGATTGCAATGAGATTATTGAAACTAATTACTACTCCATTACCATTTCATAAGTTTTCTGAGTGGAATTCTAGtaagtttttaaaaatgatGGTTTCATTTTACAGCCATTTGCCTTTTTGTTTATGAAAGTTACGGTGATTGGTTTTTGaaaaccgtgcttgcatttttaCCACTTCTTTATCACAGATTTCATGTTTACCAACTGAATATTgaatttttactttcttttgtaagttcttaaatttttagcttaattttttaaaatactcctaaaaaatagataagaaaacaaacaaatcaaTAGGAGGAATAGGTGTTAGCTTAATTTT encodes:
- the LOC103486521 gene encoding ras-related protein RABC2a, which codes for MGSSSGQSSNYDLSFKVLLIGDSGVGKSSLLLSFISTNADNLAPTIGVDFKIKLLKVGGKRLKLTIWDTAGQERFRTLTSSYYRGAQGIILVYDVTRRETFTNLSDVWAKEVELYSTNKDCVKMLIGNKVDRESERAVSREEGIALAKVLGSCFLECSAKTRENVEKCFEELALKIMEAPSLIEEGSTVVKRNILKQQEFQPASTTSCCL